A region from the Stygiolobus caldivivus genome encodes:
- a CDS encoding NADH-quinone oxidoreductase subunit J, whose amino-acid sequence MYQTNDFQLSLFIIFSVFSIASALFITRQRNVFYASVGLAFLGIATAVLIALLNPSAYAFYSAFHLFLYVGSAVVFLSISLVVFRGLEVREVQIPWAGLVALVVGALTFLGLFVTFTSLTGIKYTPVTFNLVQFANTFLQQYWFPTVILVIALLTTMIEALSLARGERS is encoded by the coding sequence ATGTACCAGACGAATGATTTCCAACTTAGCTTGTTTATAATTTTCTCTGTCTTTAGCATAGCCTCCGCTTTATTTATCACTAGGCAAAGGAATGTCTTCTACGCCTCAGTAGGGCTAGCTTTTTTAGGTATAGCAACTGCTGTCCTTATAGCTCTACTAAACCCTTCAGCATATGCCTTTTACTCCGCCTTTCACTTATTCCTATACGTAGGTTCAGCAGTAGTATTCTTGTCTATTTCCCTAGTTGTCTTCAGGGGTCTAGAGGTAAGAGAAGTGCAAATCCCTTGGGCGGGACTTGTAGCACTAGTAGTTGGTGCTCTAACGTTTTTAGGACTATTCGTGACTTTTACCTCATTAACTGGTATAAAATACACCCCTGTAACGTTTAATCTAGTCCAATTTGCGAACACTTTTTTACAACAATACTGGTTCCCTACTGTAATTTTAGTCATAGCCCTCCTCACGACTATGATAGAAGCCCTATCTCTAGCTAGAGGTGAAAGATCGTGA
- a CDS encoding NADH-quinone oxidoreductase subunit K, with protein sequence MVILGDLGLVIAIILLAIGAYGLLNSKNIIRVLLSSEIIVNASILMVFSASSILNHVYLPIFFSIFAIGMALIEVVVAFAAIFLYYRTKGSLEVE encoded by the coding sequence ATCGTGATCTTAGGAGATCTTGGTCTGGTAATAGCTATTATTCTTCTAGCTATAGGTGCTTATGGCCTTCTCAATAGTAAAAACATAATCAGGGTCTTACTCTCTTCCGAGATAATAGTAAACGCCTCGATTTTAATGGTATTTTCAGCCTCATCTATCCTCAACCATGTATATTTACCAATATTTTTTTCTATTTTTGCCATAGGTATGGCTCTAATAGAAGTAGTAGTCGCATTCGCGGCTATTTTCCTCTATTATAGGACAAAGGGTAGTCTGGAGGTAGAGTAA